A stretch of the Haliaeetus albicilla chromosome 17, bHalAlb1.1, whole genome shotgun sequence genome encodes the following:
- the RIPPLY2 gene encoding protein ripply2 gives MEGGGTGRGCPRPPSPPRPLQGHSPLSSSSSSLTFLPLSRRSAPFWRPWVPAPGEAGRRSGPGPAAPHSPRGLPDLSPKPAQYTHPVRLFWPKSRCYDYLYQEAEALLKNFPVQATISFYEDSDTEDDEDEPEQDSRTESDC, from the exons ATGGAGGGCGGAGGGACGGGGCGCGGCTGCCCCCGCCCGCCCTCGCCGCCGAGGCCCCTGCAGGGGCACTcgcccctctcctcctcctcttcctccctaaCGTTCCTGCCCTTGTCCCGCAGGTCCGCGCCCTTCTGGAGGCCCTGGGTACCCGCGCCCGGTGAGGCGGGCCGGCggagcggccccggccccgccgcg CCTCACAGCCCCCGCGGGCTCCCGGACCTCTCCCCAAAGCCGGCGCAGTACACGCACCCCGTCAG ACTATTTTGGCCCAAATCAAGGTGCTATGATTACTTATACCAGGAAGCTGAAGCACTTCTGAAGAACTTTCCAGTTCAAGCTACAATTTCCTTTTATGAAGACTCAGATACTGAGGATGATGAAGATGAACCGGAACAAGATTCAAGAACAGAATCAGATTGCTGA